The Achromobacter pestifer genome includes a region encoding these proteins:
- the atpE gene encoding F0F1 ATP synthase subunit C, whose amino-acid sequence MTNVAFVALACGLIIGLGAIGACIGIALMGGKYLEASARQPELMNALQTKMFLLAGLIDAAFLIGVGIAMLFAFANPFVG is encoded by the coding sequence ATGACCAACGTCGCTTTCGTTGCCCTCGCATGCGGTCTTATCATCGGTCTGGGCGCTATCGGCGCTTGCATCGGCATCGCACTGATGGGCGGCAAGTATCTGGAAGCCTCGGCTCGTCAGCCTGAACTGATGAACGCTCTGCAAACGAAGATGTTCCTGCTGGCTGGCCTGATCGACGCGGCATTCCTGATCGGCGTGGGTATTGCCATGCTGTTCGCCTTCGCCAATCCGTTCGTCGGATAA
- the atpB gene encoding F0F1 ATP synthase subunit A, producing the protein MAAASDVSPQSAYIQHHLVHLNNTGEKQSAIAQFDIINYDSLFWSGLMGLIVIFFLWRAARRATNGVPGRFQAFVEMIVDMVDDQAKGIVHNAKSRLFIAPLALTVFLWIILMNALDLLPVDLLPSIWRLTGLGAEHGDPLYYHRILPTADLNVPMGMSLGVLLLMFYYGIKIKSPGGFVKELFTAPFHAHGIAAFVLAPFNLLLNLIEYAAKSVSLGMRLFGNMFAGELLFMLIALLGGAWTGFNGPSIGLGIGHILAGSIWAIFHILIVLLQAFIFMMLTLVYLGQAHEGH; encoded by the coding sequence ATGGCTGCTGCCAGCGACGTGTCGCCTCAGTCCGCGTATATTCAGCACCACCTGGTGCATCTGAACAATACGGGTGAGAAACAGAGCGCTATTGCTCAGTTCGACATCATCAATTACGACTCGTTGTTCTGGTCCGGCCTGATGGGTCTGATCGTCATTTTCTTCCTGTGGCGCGCTGCGCGCCGCGCCACCAACGGCGTGCCGGGTCGTTTCCAGGCCTTCGTGGAAATGATCGTCGACATGGTCGACGACCAGGCCAAGGGCATCGTCCACAACGCCAAGAGCCGTCTTTTCATCGCCCCGCTGGCGCTCACCGTATTCCTCTGGATCATCCTGATGAACGCGCTGGACTTGCTGCCCGTCGACCTGCTGCCGTCGATCTGGCGCTTGACCGGCCTGGGCGCTGAGCACGGCGACCCGCTCTACTATCACCGCATTCTGCCGACCGCCGACCTGAACGTGCCGATGGGCATGTCGCTGGGCGTGCTGCTGCTGATGTTCTACTACGGCATCAAGATCAAGAGCCCGGGCGGTTTCGTCAAGGAACTGTTCACCGCGCCGTTCCACGCGCACGGCATCGCCGCCTTCGTCCTGGCTCCGTTCAACCTGCTGCTGAACCTGATCGAATACGCCGCCAAGTCCGTTTCGCTGGGCATGCGGTTGTTCGGCAACATGTTTGCCGGCGAACTGCTGTTCATGCTGATCGCCCTGCTGGGCGGCGCCTGGACCGGCTTCAACGGCCCCAGCATCGGCTTGGGCATCGGCCACATCCTGGCCGGTTCCATCTGGGCGATCTTCCACATCCTGATCGTTCTGCTGCAGGCCTTCATCTTCATGATGCTGACGCTGGTGTACCTCGGCCAGGCTCACGAAGGCCACTGA
- a CDS encoding ATP synthase subunit I, with translation MQQNTMQQEVRQGPVEGHGQQQAVFDHDATDKVLVLSDADRAALNAQASRGLLLALAAQGAMGLAAAVIAGVVGGATAGWSALAGAGAYFIPNALFALRLVVSVRAGKASPFTFLSGELIKLFATALLLWLLSRVAQDSLVWPAALLGLILTLKGYLLLLMFRKLS, from the coding sequence ATGCAACAGAACACCATGCAGCAGGAAGTGCGGCAGGGTCCGGTTGAAGGTCATGGTCAGCAGCAAGCAGTGTTTGACCACGACGCGACGGATAAAGTTCTGGTACTCAGTGACGCGGATCGCGCGGCGCTGAATGCTCAAGCAAGCCGCGGGCTCCTGTTGGCATTGGCTGCGCAAGGTGCCATGGGGCTCGCAGCAGCAGTAATTGCGGGGGTTGTCGGAGGGGCGACGGCAGGTTGGTCGGCGTTGGCGGGGGCGGGAGCGTATTTCATTCCCAATGCGTTGTTCGCATTGCGCCTGGTTGTCAGCGTACGGGCCGGTAAAGCCAGTCCCTTTACCTTTCTCTCTGGTGAGTTGATCAAGTTGTTCGCAACGGCTTTGCTGTTGTGGCTGCTTTCGCGTGTGGCGCAGGATAGCCTCGTATGGCCTGCCGCGCTGCTCGGTCTGATACTCACATTGAAGGGCTATCTCCTGCTCTTGATGTTCCGCAAGTTGTCATAG
- a CDS encoding DUF1254 domain-containing protein has protein sequence MRTSIATRRWSAAVLAGALSACFVTATQAQSPRPTLRLVSETPYPAASAPASQMSEQELRDIAIDAYVYAYPMVLMELARRKATAVQTPLDGKAPMNQFGHKAAFPDPRAGDVPWPSADALYSSLWFDVSRAPLIVNLPATGDRYMVLSALDMWSDVFASRGTRTNGNGAQSFAIVGPGWQGSVPSGMDVIHSPTASGWLIGWTQAGGPQDYAAVNQIQAGMTASPMAAPVTARPTVNRNSRSAYPQTGPGVGSAPIGSDLPPPMPVTVPDGTPAEQAAGMDAASFFTLFFDVLRNNPPHANDTPILDRMRRIGLDGRQPFSYGRLSPAVQQALAQAQPLAGRRIADGVSRLGTPMNGWSTVLSGIGTYGTDYTRRAAIAYAGLGAPTPEDVLYPVTVSDSKGRALNSNEDYVLHFDKGQLPPATFWSLHVYDQKHGFADNPANRYVLRSTDGLKYNADGSLDIYIQRRDPGERKRSNWIASPAADAPFLLSMRLYSPQDTALDGLWAPPPVKED, from the coding sequence ATGCGTACATCCATCGCTACCCGCCGCTGGTCCGCCGCGGTTCTTGCCGGCGCGCTCAGCGCCTGCTTCGTCACCGCGACTCAGGCGCAATCGCCGCGTCCCACCTTGCGCCTGGTGTCTGAAACGCCGTATCCGGCGGCCTCGGCGCCCGCGTCGCAGATGAGCGAGCAAGAGCTGCGCGACATCGCCATCGATGCCTATGTCTACGCGTATCCGATGGTCCTGATGGAGTTGGCCCGCCGCAAGGCCACGGCTGTGCAGACGCCGCTGGACGGCAAGGCGCCGATGAACCAGTTCGGCCACAAGGCCGCGTTCCCCGACCCGCGCGCGGGTGATGTGCCGTGGCCCAGCGCCGATGCGCTCTATTCCAGCCTGTGGTTCGACGTGTCGCGCGCGCCGCTGATCGTGAACCTGCCCGCCACCGGCGACCGCTATATGGTGTTGTCGGCCCTGGACATGTGGAGCGACGTGTTCGCTTCGCGCGGCACGCGCACCAACGGCAACGGCGCCCAGTCCTTCGCCATCGTCGGCCCCGGCTGGCAGGGCAGCGTGCCGTCCGGCATGGACGTGATCCACAGCCCCACCGCCAGCGGCTGGCTGATAGGCTGGACCCAGGCGGGCGGCCCGCAGGACTACGCGGCCGTCAACCAGATCCAGGCCGGCATGACCGCCAGCCCGATGGCCGCGCCCGTTACGGCCAGGCCCACCGTCAACCGCAACTCCCGCAGCGCCTATCCGCAGACCGGGCCCGGCGTGGGCTCGGCGCCGATAGGCAGCGACCTGCCGCCGCCCATGCCCGTGACCGTGCCTGACGGCACGCCGGCCGAGCAAGCCGCCGGCATGGACGCGGCCTCGTTCTTCACGTTGTTCTTCGACGTGTTGCGCAACAACCCGCCGCACGCCAACGACACGCCCATCCTGGACCGCATGCGCCGCATCGGCCTGGATGGCCGGCAACCGTTCTCGTACGGCCGCCTGAGCCCGGCCGTGCAGCAGGCGTTGGCGCAGGCCCAGCCGCTGGCGGGCCGGCGCATCGCCGACGGCGTGTCTCGCTTGGGCACGCCCATGAACGGCTGGAGCACCGTGTTGTCCGGTATCGGCACCTACGGCACCGACTACACGCGCCGTGCCGCGATCGCCTACGCCGGCTTGGGCGCGCCGACCCCCGAGGACGTGCTGTACCCGGTGACGGTGTCCGATTCCAAGGGGCGCGCGCTGAACTCCAACGAGGACTATGTGCTGCACTTCGACAAGGGCCAGCTGCCGCCAGCCACTTTCTGGTCGCTGCACGTCTATGATCAGAAGCATGGCTTTGCCGACAATCCGGCCAACCGCTACGTGCTGCGCAGCACCGACGGCCTGAAGTACAACGCCGACGGTTCGCTGGATATCTACATCCAGCGCCGCGACCCCGGCGAGCGCAAGCGCTCGAACTGGATCGCCTCGCCAGCGGCCGATGCGCCCTTCCTGCTCAGCATGCGCCTGTATTCACCCCAGGATACGGCGCTGGACGGACTGTGGGCGCCACCGCCGGTCAAGGAAGACTGA
- a CDS encoding enoyl-CoA hydratase yields the protein MSESFVLVETRGRVGLLTLNRPKALNALNDQLMDELGAALLAFEADADIGAVVITGSEKAFAAGADIGAMKDWSYMDVYGNEYITRNWETLKRIKKPVIAAVAGYALGGGCELAMMCDIIIAADNAKFGQPEIKLGVIPGAGGTQRLPRAVGKAKAMDLALTARMMGAEEAERAGLVSRVVAADKLMEEAMDAATVIASMSLPSVMMAKECVNRAFEGSLNEGLLFERRVFHSLFATEDQKEGMAAFTEKRKPDFKHR from the coding sequence ATGAGCGAGTCGTTTGTACTGGTCGAAACCCGGGGCCGCGTTGGCCTGCTGACGCTGAACCGTCCCAAGGCCCTGAACGCCTTGAACGATCAACTGATGGATGAGCTCGGCGCGGCCTTGCTGGCGTTCGAGGCGGACGCCGATATCGGCGCCGTGGTCATCACCGGCAGCGAAAAAGCCTTCGCCGCCGGCGCCGACATCGGCGCCATGAAAGACTGGTCGTACATGGACGTGTATGGCAACGAATACATCACGCGCAACTGGGAAACGCTCAAGCGCATCAAGAAGCCCGTGATCGCCGCCGTGGCCGGCTACGCCCTGGGCGGCGGCTGCGAACTGGCCATGATGTGCGACATCATCATCGCCGCCGACAACGCCAAGTTCGGCCAGCCCGAAATCAAGCTGGGCGTGATCCCGGGTGCGGGCGGCACCCAGCGCCTGCCGCGCGCGGTGGGCAAGGCCAAGGCCATGGACCTGGCGCTGACCGCCCGCATGATGGGCGCAGAAGAAGCGGAACGCGCCGGCCTGGTGTCGCGCGTGGTCGCGGCCGACAAGCTCATGGAAGAAGCCATGGACGCGGCTACCGTGATCGCCTCCATGTCCTTGCCGTCGGTCATGATGGCCAAGGAATGCGTCAACCGCGCTTTCGAAGGCTCGCTCAACGAAGGCCTGCTGTTCGAACGCCGCGTGTTCCATTCGCTGTTCGCCACGGAAGACCAGAAGGAAGGCATGGCCGCTTTCACCGAGAAGCGCAAACCGGACTTCAAACACCGTTAA
- a CDS encoding M61 family metallopeptidase, translating into MAMEKDKAPPLLYRLAPHDPAGHRYRITLSIAAPSPDGQRLSLPAWIPGSYLIRDFSRQIESVAAYSGTRRVPVEKIDNHTWQAAPCEGPLRVEYEVYAWDLSVRGAHLDETHGFFNGTSVFLRVHGQDHLPCLVDLAPPRSMPGWKVYTSLPEARGHKGAARRHGFGLYLAPDYDALIDHPVEMGTPQVSSFVAHGAEHELVFTGVAPNLDLARITEDVRKICETQIAFFEPRSKRAPFLDSSDRYVFMTMVTGDGYGGLEHRASTALMTARKDLPVLGQQGQGEGYRGFLGLVSHEYFHTWNVKRIKPDAFVPYDLSQPDLTRLLWVFEGFTSYYDDLLLLRSGAITQADYLRLLAKTITSVARTPGRMKQSVAESSFDAWTRYYKQDENSPNALVSYYTKGALVALGLDLLIRRETGGARSLDDVMRLLWERYGRDFYQGKPQGLPEDGLPALIREATGVDTRRFISRHAYGMADVPLAKLLEPQGITLQWKTAANIPSLDVRTRKQGESLVLATVLEGGAGHKGGLSAGDVLVAVDGLRVDAPAGLELLLAQYRVGDRVTVHVFRRDELREFRVRLAAPEALDCVLTG; encoded by the coding sequence ATGGCCATGGAAAAAGACAAAGCTCCGCCGCTACTTTACCGCCTCGCGCCCCACGATCCGGCCGGACACCGCTACCGGATAACCCTAAGCATCGCAGCGCCCTCCCCGGACGGCCAGCGCCTGTCGCTGCCGGCCTGGATTCCGGGCAGCTACCTGATCCGCGATTTCTCCCGCCAGATCGAATCGGTGGCGGCCTATTCCGGCACGCGACGCGTGCCTGTCGAGAAGATCGACAACCATACCTGGCAGGCCGCGCCCTGCGAGGGCCCGCTGCGGGTGGAGTATGAAGTCTATGCCTGGGACCTGTCGGTGCGCGGCGCGCACCTGGACGAGACCCACGGCTTTTTCAACGGCACCAGCGTATTCCTGCGGGTGCATGGCCAGGACCATCTGCCCTGCCTGGTGGACCTGGCGCCGCCGCGCTCGATGCCGGGCTGGAAGGTCTACACCAGCCTGCCGGAAGCGCGCGGCCACAAGGGCGCCGCGCGCCGCCACGGTTTCGGGCTGTATTTGGCGCCGGACTATGACGCGCTGATCGATCATCCAGTGGAAATGGGCACGCCGCAGGTGTCGAGCTTTGTGGCGCATGGCGCCGAACACGAGCTGGTGTTCACCGGCGTTGCGCCCAATCTGGACCTGGCCCGCATCACGGAAGACGTGCGCAAGATCTGTGAAACGCAGATTGCGTTCTTCGAGCCGCGCAGCAAGCGCGCGCCGTTCCTGGACAGCTCGGACCGCTACGTGTTCATGACCATGGTCACGGGCGACGGCTATGGCGGCCTGGAGCATCGCGCCAGCACGGCGCTGATGACGGCGCGCAAGGATCTGCCGGTGCTCGGCCAGCAGGGCCAGGGCGAGGGCTATCGCGGCTTTCTGGGCCTGGTGAGCCACGAGTATTTCCATACCTGGAACGTCAAGCGGATCAAGCCGGACGCCTTCGTTCCCTACGATCTTTCGCAACCCGACCTGACGCGCCTGCTGTGGGTGTTCGAAGGCTTCACGTCCTATTACGACGATCTGCTGCTGCTGCGTTCGGGCGCGATCACTCAGGCCGACTATCTGCGTCTGCTGGCCAAGACCATCACCAGTGTGGCGCGCACGCCGGGCCGGATGAAGCAGTCGGTGGCGGAGAGCTCGTTCGACGCCTGGACACGCTATTACAAGCAGGACGAGAACTCGCCGAACGCGCTGGTCAGCTATTACACCAAGGGCGCGCTGGTGGCGCTGGGGCTGGATTTGCTGATCCGCCGGGAAACGGGCGGGGCGCGCTCGCTGGACGACGTGATGCGCTTGCTGTGGGAACGCTATGGGCGCGATTTCTATCAAGGCAAGCCGCAAGGACTGCCGGAGGATGGACTGCCGGCGCTGATTCGTGAGGCCACGGGCGTGGATACGCGGCGCTTCATCTCGCGCCATGCCTACGGGATGGCGGATGTGCCGCTGGCGAAGTTGCTGGAGCCACAGGGCATCACGCTGCAATGGAAGACGGCGGCGAATATTCCCTCGCTGGATGTGCGTACGCGCAAGCAGGGGGAATCGCTGGTGTTGGCGACGGTGCTGGAGGGCGGCGCGGGGCACAAGGGCGGATTGTCCGCGGGGGATGTGCTGGTGGCGGTGGATGGCTTGCGGGTGGATGCGCCGGCGGGGCTGGAACTGCTGCTGGCTCAGTACCGGGTCGGGGACCGGGTGACTGTGCATGTGTTTCGGCGGGATGAGTTGAGGGAGTTCCGGGTGCGGTTGGCTGCGCCGGAGGCTTTGGATTGTGTGTTGACGGGCTGA
- a CDS encoding LysR substrate-binding domain-containing protein, which translates to MEIRQLRYFAVLAEELNFTRAAARLHISQPPLSLQIAQLERELEVKLFDRNNRRVTLTEAGEAFLNDVRALLASLKDATVRVRAVDQGLAGRIEVGLSGSHFMGPVPALIARYKASHPQVSVLLNEMNPAAQLDALRGHRIDVSISRTAVDDDELQSMPLWSDPVVAVLPKGHRLSARKRLELSDLAGEAFVMLRQDTSAFARTLAETCARAGLPLSAAQTVAEVPAQLALVAAGLGVALVPRSTCCHATDRVAICSLPAGISRAMVYAVTRRLGRRRALDTFLQTAAQMAGE; encoded by the coding sequence ATGGAAATCCGCCAACTCCGATATTTCGCCGTGCTTGCCGAAGAGCTGAACTTCACCCGGGCCGCTGCGCGCCTGCACATTTCGCAACCGCCGCTCAGCCTGCAGATCGCCCAGCTGGAGCGCGAACTCGAGGTCAAGCTGTTTGACCGCAACAACCGCCGCGTGACCTTGACCGAGGCCGGCGAAGCCTTCCTGAACGACGTGCGCGCCTTGCTCGCCAGCCTGAAGGACGCCACCGTGCGGGTTCGCGCCGTGGACCAAGGCCTGGCCGGCCGCATCGAGGTGGGCCTGTCCGGCTCGCACTTCATGGGCCCCGTGCCGGCGCTGATCGCCCGCTACAAGGCCTCCCATCCCCAGGTCTCCGTGCTGCTCAACGAAATGAACCCCGCCGCGCAGCTCGACGCGCTGCGCGGACACCGCATCGACGTCAGCATCTCGCGGACCGCCGTCGACGACGACGAACTGCAATCCATGCCCCTGTGGTCCGATCCGGTCGTGGCCGTGCTCCCCAAGGGCCATCGGCTGTCCGCCCGCAAGCGGTTGGAACTGAGCGATCTCGCCGGCGAAGCCTTCGTCATGCTGCGCCAGGACACCTCAGCCTTCGCCCGCACCCTGGCTGAAACCTGCGCCCGCGCCGGCCTGCCCCTGTCGGCCGCCCAGACGGTCGCCGAAGTCCCGGCGCAACTGGCCCTGGTAGCGGCAGGCCTGGGCGTGGCCCTGGTCCCCCGCTCCACCTGCTGCCACGCCACCGACCGCGTCGCCATCTGCAGCCTGCCCGCTGGCATTTCCCGCGCCATGGTCTACGCCGTCACGCGCAGACTAGGCAGGAGACGCGCGCTGGATACGTTCTTGCAGACGGCGGCCCAGATGGCGGGCGAGTGA
- a CDS encoding maleate cis-trans isomerase family protein: MTTSPRALRIGQIVPSSNTTMETEIPAMLRLRETIAPERFTFHSSRMRMKQVTAAELASMDRESDRCAQELSDARVDVLGYACLVAIMSQGLGYHRVSQERLHQATVDNGAPAPVISSAGALVEGLHAIGARKVSILTPYMKPLTKLVVDYIENEGIEVQDSLSLEIPDNLKVGAQDPMAPASHVERLNTRGVDAVVLSACVQMPSLASIQPVQDRLGLPVVTAAAATVYRMLKVLDLEARVPNAGELLTGKY; the protein is encoded by the coding sequence ATGACCACATCCCCCCGCGCACTACGCATCGGCCAGATCGTACCCAGTTCCAACACCACCATGGAAACCGAGATCCCGGCCATGCTGCGCCTGCGCGAGACCATCGCGCCGGAGCGCTTCACCTTCCATTCCAGCCGCATGCGCATGAAGCAGGTGACGGCGGCGGAACTGGCGTCGATGGACCGGGAATCGGACCGCTGCGCGCAGGAGCTGTCCGATGCGCGCGTGGACGTGCTGGGCTATGCCTGCCTGGTGGCGATCATGAGCCAGGGGCTGGGTTATCACCGCGTCTCGCAGGAGCGCCTGCACCAGGCCACCGTGGACAACGGCGCGCCGGCGCCGGTGATCTCCAGCGCGGGCGCGCTGGTGGAAGGCCTGCACGCCATCGGCGCGCGCAAGGTTTCCATCCTGACTCCCTACATGAAGCCGCTGACCAAGCTGGTGGTGGACTACATCGAAAATGAAGGCATCGAGGTGCAGGACAGCCTGTCGCTGGAGATCCCCGACAACCTGAAGGTCGGCGCGCAGGATCCGATGGCGCCGGCCAGCCATGTGGAACGCCTGAACACGCGCGGCGTGGACGCGGTGGTGCTGTCCGCCTGCGTGCAGATGCCGTCCTTGGCGTCGATCCAGCCGGTGCAGGACCGCCTGGGGCTGCCGGTGGTGACGGCCGCCGCGGCGACGGTCTACCGGATGCTGAAGGTGCTGGACCTGGAAGCGCGCGTGCCCAACGCGGGCGAGCTGCTGACGGGCAAGTACTGA
- a CDS encoding ANTAR domain-containing response regulator translates to MGDTASRQRAERATPSLLKDLRTLRIAVYHPDDADGRQLTQQLQRIGCQVQTFWPPAPTLPEGLDAVFLAVRPDVIDLGFEWAKSEDAPMVIAIVTYENPTIVEAVLRIGAKAVLPSPVRSFGLLSSLVVARQVYDDIKSHARRLRKLEGKLLGVRRIAEAKSILMRTRNVTEDQAYDLIREQAMNKRVTTEEIAGAIVNANEILSLGK, encoded by the coding sequence ATGGGCGATACCGCCAGCCGCCAGCGCGCGGAGCGCGCGACGCCCTCCCTGCTCAAGGACCTGCGCACGCTGCGGATCGCCGTCTATCACCCCGACGACGCCGACGGCCGCCAGCTGACGCAGCAGCTGCAACGGATCGGCTGTCAGGTGCAGACCTTCTGGCCTCCGGCGCCGACCCTGCCCGAAGGGCTGGACGCGGTGTTCCTGGCCGTGCGACCGGACGTGATCGACCTGGGCTTCGAATGGGCCAAGAGCGAAGACGCGCCCATGGTCATCGCCATCGTCACCTACGAGAATCCGACCATCGTCGAGGCGGTGCTGCGCATCGGCGCGAAAGCGGTGCTGCCTTCGCCCGTGCGCTCGTTCGGCCTGCTGTCATCGCTGGTGGTGGCGCGCCAGGTCTACGACGACATCAAGTCGCATGCCCGGCGCCTGCGCAAGCTCGAAGGCAAGCTCCTGGGCGTGCGCCGCATCGCGGAGGCCAAGAGCATCCTCATGCGCACGCGCAACGTCACCGAGGACCAGGCCTACGACCTGATCCGCGAGCAGGCCATGAACAAGCGCGTCACCACTGAAGAGATCGCGGGCGCCATCGTCAACGCCAACGAAATCCTGTCACTGGGCAAGTAG
- a CDS encoding transporter substrate-binding domain-containing protein: protein MANKDPIRVGVLFSETGATSTIGRSQLQGTLLAIDEINEAGGVDGREIVAVRYDPRSDPATYSVLAERLITQDRVNVIFGCYMSSSRKAVLPVVEKWNRLLFYPTLYEGFEFSNNIIYTGAAPNQNSVQLAEFMTANFGARVYLIGSDYIYPYESNRIMGELVLQRQDSAKLGERYVPLTATERDYREILDDIRNKRPDFIFSTVVGNSTACLYRAYADAGFDPKTMPIASLTTSEAEISQMEPEVAAGHFTSAPYFQSIDSDINRRCLERLRRRFGHDCVPNLCWEAAYFQMHIFANAFRDTGTDEIAQILPRVLQSEFEAPQGRVRIDPTNHHTCLYPRVGRVNAKGQFTIVREATRSVHPDPYLVTHSLGDWTATLSSLDI, encoded by the coding sequence ATGGCAAACAAAGATCCCATCCGTGTAGGCGTGTTGTTCTCTGAAACGGGGGCCACATCGACCATAGGCCGTTCCCAGCTGCAAGGCACGCTGCTGGCCATCGACGAGATCAACGAGGCGGGCGGCGTCGACGGCCGCGAGATCGTGGCGGTGCGCTACGACCCGAGGTCCGACCCCGCCACCTACAGCGTGCTGGCCGAAAGACTGATCACGCAAGACCGCGTGAACGTCATATTTGGCTGCTACATGTCCAGCAGCCGCAAGGCGGTGCTGCCGGTGGTCGAGAAGTGGAACCGCCTGCTGTTCTACCCCACGCTGTACGAAGGGTTCGAGTTCTCGAACAACATCATCTACACCGGCGCCGCACCCAACCAGAACAGCGTGCAGCTGGCGGAGTTCATGACCGCCAACTTCGGCGCCCGGGTCTACCTGATCGGCTCGGACTACATCTATCCCTATGAGTCCAACCGCATCATGGGCGAACTGGTGCTGCAGCGGCAGGACAGCGCCAAGCTCGGCGAGCGCTACGTGCCCTTGACCGCGACGGAGCGCGACTACCGGGAAATCCTGGACGACATCCGCAACAAGCGCCCGGACTTCATCTTCTCCACCGTGGTGGGCAACTCCACGGCCTGCCTGTACCGCGCCTACGCGGATGCGGGCTTCGATCCGAAGACCATGCCCATCGCCAGCCTGACCACGTCCGAAGCGGAAATCTCCCAGATGGAGCCCGAAGTGGCGGCCGGCCACTTCACCTCCGCGCCGTACTTCCAGTCGATCGATTCCGACATCAACCGGCGCTGCCTGGAACGCCTGCGGCGGCGCTTCGGCCACGATTGCGTGCCCAATCTCTGCTGGGAAGCGGCGTACTTCCAGATGCACATCTTCGCCAACGCCTTCCGCGACACCGGCACCGACGAGATCGCGCAAATCCTGCCGCGCGTGCTGCAGAGCGAATTCGAGGCGCCGCAGGGCCGCGTGCGCATCGACCCCACCAATCACCACACCTGCCTGTATCCGCGTGTCGGCCGGGTCAATGCCAAAGGCCAATTCACTATCGTGCGCGAGGCCACGCGGTCCGTGCATCCCGATCCGTACCTGGTCACCCATTCGCTGGGCGACTGGACGGCCACCCTGAGCTCGCTGGATATCTGA